A region from the Muribaculum gordoncarteri genome encodes:
- a CDS encoding MATE family efflux transporter — protein sequence MNPLSILSSKGRQPSSSLKRQLVSLTVPIFIETLLIMTLGAVDTVMLSRHSDESVAAVGVVNQIVMLCFLVFEVINLGTSVLVSQYLGARLNDRVGKVVGVSLLVNLAIGLLISSILYFKASAILRLMGLDDVLLSEGVGYMRIVGAFAFFQALSLTASAALRASNRAIYPMLVVGLVNLLNIFGNYVLIFGRFGAPALGVEGAAISTAASRAIAMVILNVILFHTVLTRFPWEIFRRFPTRELSNLLKIGLPSAGEQFSYSSAQIIMTFFINMLGIEVLAARTYVVNIVMFGYLFCIAISQGGAITIGHLVGKAKLRGAFIVGKYVLRWALIITVSLSLAIAVSGRWILSLLTDNPTIISIGATLLWLDVLVEIGRPVNIFATNALRATGDVNYPFYVGLVAMWSLQVFGGYMLGIYFGLGIYALWLMIASDEITRGIIFIRRWWSMKWADKSFVNKSIPS from the coding sequence ATGAACCCACTTTCGATTTTAAGTTCCAAAGGCCGACAGCCCTCGAGCTCGTTGAAGCGTCAGCTTGTGTCGTTGACTGTGCCTATATTCATCGAAACTCTCCTCATCATGACGCTCGGCGCGGTCGACACCGTCATGTTGTCGCGCCACAGCGATGAATCGGTTGCGGCGGTGGGTGTTGTCAATCAGATTGTCATGCTTTGCTTCCTTGTGTTTGAGGTCATCAACCTCGGCACATCGGTTCTTGTGAGCCAATATCTCGGCGCAAGGCTTAACGACAGGGTTGGCAAGGTCGTGGGAGTGTCATTGCTTGTCAATCTTGCCATAGGACTTCTAATCAGTTCAATTCTTTACTTCAAGGCATCAGCCATATTGCGGCTGATGGGACTCGACGATGTACTGCTTAGCGAAGGCGTGGGTTACATGCGCATTGTGGGTGCTTTTGCGTTCTTTCAGGCATTGTCGCTTACGGCATCGGCCGCTCTCAGGGCATCCAATCGTGCCATCTACCCGATGCTTGTCGTAGGACTTGTCAACCTGTTGAACATCTTCGGCAATTATGTGCTGATATTCGGTCGTTTCGGAGCTCCTGCCCTTGGTGTCGAAGGTGCTGCAATATCCACCGCAGCCAGCCGTGCCATTGCAATGGTAATTCTTAATGTAATCCTGTTTCACACGGTGTTGACGCGCTTCCCGTGGGAGATATTCCGCCGTTTCCCCACGCGCGAATTGTCCAATCTGCTTAAGATAGGATTGCCCTCGGCCGGCGAACAGTTCAGCTACAGTTCCGCCCAGATAATAATGACCTTCTTCATCAACATGCTTGGCATTGAGGTGCTTGCCGCACGCACCTATGTCGTCAACATTGTCATGTTCGGTTACCTGTTCTGCATTGCCATCTCCCAGGGCGGAGCCATAACCATAGGCCATCTTGTTGGAAAGGCTAAGCTGCGAGGTGCATTCATTGTGGGCAAATACGTTTTGCGCTGGGCATTGATAATCACCGTTTCGCTGTCGCTTGCCATTGCCGTTTCGGGACGCTGGATTCTGTCGTTGCTCACCGACAATCCCACTATAATATCCATCGGAGCCACGCTTCTTTGGCTCGATGTGCTTGTCGAGATAGGCCGTCCGGTCAACATTTTCGCCACCAACGCACTGCGCGCCACCGGCGATGTAAACTATCCCTTCTACGTGGGACTCGTGGCAATGTGGTCGCTGCAGGTGTTTGGAGGCTACATGCTGGGTATATACTTCGGACTCGGCATATATGCCCTCTGGCTCATGATTGCTTCCGACGAAATTACCCGAGGCATCATATTCATACGCCGTTGGTGGAGCATGAAGTGGGCCGACAAGAGCTTTGTCAACAAAAGCATTCCCTCCTAA
- a CDS encoding methylated-DNA--[protein]-cysteine S-methyltransferase yields MNCSESIICVQRYPSPCGELLLGSTGDSLCLCDWTGPVARHERIMRRIAISCRGRVVDSSSQVIDRAVGQLDEYFSGRRQLFSLPLRLIGTDFQQRVWLKLLEIPYGTTVPYLRIASMLGCPGAVRAVANANGANPISIIVPCHRVIGSNGRLTGYGGTIPVKHRLLTLESSIIH; encoded by the coding sequence ATGAATTGTAGTGAGTCAATCATCTGCGTTCAGCGTTATCCGTCGCCTTGCGGAGAACTTCTGCTCGGCTCGACAGGCGACAGCCTGTGCTTGTGTGACTGGACAGGGCCGGTTGCGCGTCATGAGCGTATAATGCGTCGCATCGCAATCTCGTGTCGCGGTAGAGTTGTCGACTCCTCCTCTCAGGTGATCGACCGGGCTGTAGGCCAGCTCGATGAATACTTCAGCGGCCGCAGGCAGCTATTTTCGCTTCCGTTACGCCTTATAGGTACCGATTTTCAACAACGAGTGTGGCTTAAGCTTCTTGAAATACCTTACGGCACGACTGTGCCCTATCTCCGGATCGCATCCATGCTTGGATGTCCCGGCGCAGTAAGGGCCGTTGCCAATGCCAACGGAGCCAATCCTATATCCATTATTGTGCCTTGCCACCGCGTAATCGGTTCCAATGGCAGGCTCACAGGCTACGGCGGAACCATCCCCGTCAAGCACCGCCTCCTCACCCTCGAATCATCTATTATTCATTAA
- a CDS encoding AAA family ATPase codes for MQEVKEDILRLWEEKQLRITDEIQTAPEVLYANGSVIGTLGNFSASTGKAKSKKTFNVAAIVGASLVNGKVLGYTAEFPDDKRTILYFDTEQSPYHCQKVMERALRLAKLPTDTHPEHLKFAALRQLTPTLRLEVIEQAIINTPGVGLVIIDGVRDLMYDINCAKESTDLIGKLMEWTDKFQIHIHTVLHLNKSDDNARGHVGTELNNKAETILQISRSKTDDTVSEVCAAMIRAAEFDPFAFRVNDYGLPEIASGYVFSEPGKKAKDPYPYKELTEEQHREALGVIFANGPIKGCRNFEAALKSGYAACGHSYSNNKVKGLKTFLDNKGMIRYENREYIYNPDFYY; via the coding sequence ATGCAAGAAGTGAAAGAGGACATCCTCCGACTTTGGGAGGAAAAGCAGTTGAGAATCACGGATGAGATTCAGACTGCGCCGGAGGTGCTGTACGCCAACGGCAGCGTTATCGGAACACTCGGCAACTTCTCGGCTTCGACCGGCAAAGCCAAGAGCAAAAAGACATTCAATGTCGCCGCGATTGTCGGGGCATCACTCGTCAACGGCAAAGTATTGGGCTACACCGCAGAGTTCCCCGATGACAAGCGCACAATCCTCTATTTTGACACCGAGCAAAGTCCGTATCACTGTCAGAAAGTTATGGAACGTGCGTTGCGCCTGGCGAAACTCCCGACCGACACCCATCCGGAACATTTGAAGTTCGCCGCTCTGCGCCAGCTAACACCCACATTGCGCCTTGAAGTAATCGAACAGGCGATAATCAACACTCCCGGTGTCGGACTTGTAATCATCGACGGTGTGCGCGACCTTATGTACGACATCAACTGCGCCAAGGAATCGACCGACCTTATCGGCAAGCTGATGGAATGGACAGACAAGTTCCAGATTCATATCCACACCGTCCTGCATCTCAACAAGAGCGACGACAACGCCCGTGGTCATGTCGGCACCGAGCTGAACAACAAGGCAGAGACAATCCTCCAAATTAGCCGCAGCAAAACCGATGATACCGTGTCGGAGGTCTGCGCCGCCATGATCCGCGCCGCCGAGTTCGATCCATTTGCCTTCCGCGTCAATGACTATGGACTCCCTGAGATTGCAAGCGGGTATGTGTTCTCCGAGCCGGGCAAGAAAGCCAAAGACCCTTATCCATACAAGGAGTTGACCGAGGAACAGCATCGCGAGGCATTAGGCGTAATCTTCGCCAACGGTCCGATAAAAGGTTGCCGGAACTTCGAGGCTGCACTCAAAAGCGGATATGCCGCCTGTGGTCATTCCTATTCCAACAACAAGGTAAAGGGCTTGAAGACCTTTCTTGACAACAAAGGTATGATTCGTTACGAGAACCGCGAGTATATCTACAATCCTGATTTCTACTATTGA
- the gpmI gene encoding 2,3-bisphosphoglycerate-independent phosphoglycerate mutase, with translation MAKKALLMILDGWGIGNHTKGDVIYSTPTPYWDYLVNTYPHSQLQASGENVGLPDGQMGNSEVGHLNIGAGRVVYQDLVKINKACKDGSILKNPEIVNAFSYARDNGKAIHFMGLTSNGGVHSSLDHLFALCDIAKHYGLEKVYIHCFMDGRDTDPRSGKGFIAELEEHCAKSAGKVASIIGRYYAMDRDKRWERVKIAYDLLVHGEGKKATDMVEAMQESYNEDITDEFIKPIVNANVDGTIKEGDAVIFFNYRNDRAKEITTVLTQHDMPEAGMTTIPNLQYYCMTPYDASFTGVHILFDKENVTNTLGEYLSSLDKKQLHIAETEKYAHVTFFFNGGREAPYEGEERILVASPKVATYDLKPEMSAYEVKDKLVDAIKSQEYDFIVVNYANGDMVGHTGIYEAIEKAVKAVDECVKDTVEAAKEADYEVIIIADHGNADNAINPDGTPNTAHSLNPVPCIYVTSRKDAKVENGILADVAPTILKIMGLPQPADMTGHALID, from the coding sequence ATGGCAAAGAAAGCATTACTAATGATCCTCGACGGATGGGGCATCGGCAATCACACCAAAGGCGATGTCATCTATTCGACTCCGACTCCCTACTGGGACTATCTCGTAAACACATATCCCCACTCACAGCTTCAGGCCAGCGGAGAGAACGTAGGTCTACCCGACGGCCAGATGGGTAACTCGGAAGTGGGTCACCTCAACATCGGCGCCGGCCGCGTGGTATATCAGGACCTTGTAAAAATCAACAAGGCCTGCAAGGACGGTTCAATCCTCAAGAACCCCGAAATCGTAAACGCATTCAGCTATGCCCGCGACAACGGCAAGGCCATCCACTTCATGGGCCTTACCTCCAACGGCGGCGTACACTCATCGCTCGACCACCTCTTCGCGCTGTGTGACATAGCCAAGCACTACGGACTTGAGAAGGTTTACATCCACTGCTTCATGGACGGCCGCGACACCGACCCCCGCAGCGGAAAGGGCTTCATAGCCGAACTTGAAGAGCACTGCGCAAAATCGGCCGGCAAGGTAGCATCGATAATCGGCCGCTACTACGCAATGGACCGCGACAAGCGCTGGGAACGCGTCAAGATAGCCTACGACCTGCTCGTGCACGGCGAAGGCAAGAAGGCCACCGACATGGTTGAAGCCATGCAGGAGTCCTACAACGAGGACATCACCGACGAATTCATCAAACCCATCGTCAACGCCAATGTCGACGGCACCATCAAGGAGGGCGACGCAGTGATATTCTTCAACTACCGCAACGACCGCGCAAAGGAAATAACCACAGTGCTCACTCAGCACGACATGCCTGAAGCCGGAATGACCACCATCCCCAACCTTCAGTACTACTGCATGACCCCCTACGACGCATCGTTCACAGGCGTACACATCCTCTTTGACAAAGAGAACGTAACCAACACGCTCGGCGAATATCTGTCGTCGCTCGACAAGAAGCAGCTCCACATAGCCGAAACCGAGAAGTATGCCCACGTGACATTCTTCTTCAACGGAGGCCGCGAAGCCCCCTATGAAGGCGAGGAGCGCATACTCGTGGCATCGCCCAAGGTTGCAACCTACGACCTCAAGCCCGAAATGAGCGCCTACGAAGTAAAGGACAAGCTCGTCGATGCAATAAAGAGTCAGGAGTATGACTTCATCGTGGTTAACTACGCCAACGGCGACATGGTGGGTCACACCGGAATCTACGAAGCAATCGAAAAGGCAGTCAAGGCTGTTGACGAGTGCGTAAAGGACACCGTAGAGGCCGCCAAGGAGGCCGATTACGAAGTAATCATAATCGCCGACCACGGCAACGCCGATAACGCCATCAACCCCGATGGAACTCCCAACACGGCTCACTCGCTGAATCCCGTGCCCTGCATCTACGTGACATCACGCAAGGATGCCAAGGTCGAGAACGGAATCCTCGCCGATGTGGCACCCACAATCCTAAAGATCATGGGACTCCCCCAGCCCGCCGACATGACCGGCCACGCCCTCATCGACTAA
- a CDS encoding DUF3853 family protein — MTKDQLLKLPLWQYTGEQLLELLDSRNVKDNIEPDGAAITAKRWLVYGIEGLCELLQCSKATAHRIKNSGVIKDAITQTGRKIVIDAQLALDLIQSSKKGGRRCKK, encoded by the coding sequence ATGACAAAAGACCAGTTACTCAAACTTCCTCTCTGGCAGTATACCGGAGAACAACTTTTAGAATTACTTGATTCCCGTAATGTCAAGGATAACATCGAACCAGACGGTGCAGCTATCACAGCAAAGCGATGGCTCGTCTATGGAATTGAAGGTCTCTGCGAACTTCTCCAGTGCAGCAAAGCAACTGCACACCGTATCAAGAACAGTGGCGTAATCAAAGATGCCATTACTCAAACGGGTAGAAAAATCGTTATCGACGCACAACTTGCGCTCGATCTTATCCAGTCATCAAAGAAGGGAGGTCGCCGATGCAAGAAGTGA
- a CDS encoding DUF6155 family protein, which translates to MSKTQLKKFLNTLNHDQITEMVLELYAARKEAKDYLDYFMNPDEEKMQEKYRAIITKEFLPGPGRVKGRTSRCRKAIKEFATLHPHPSRIADLMLTTVESIMVYDRRVRWVKESQENAAANTLREALDTIWSNDMMPQFERRLSIIKEKSSGLRHSLRSRINETFNDWHDTIK; encoded by the coding sequence AAATTCCTGAACACGCTGAATCACGATCAAATAACCGAGATGGTCCTTGAACTCTATGCCGCACGCAAGGAGGCCAAGGACTATCTTGACTATTTCATGAATCCCGACGAGGAGAAAATGCAGGAAAAATATCGTGCAATCATAACCAAGGAGTTTCTCCCCGGTCCCGGCAGGGTTAAGGGGCGCACATCGCGATGCCGCAAAGCCATCAAGGAGTTTGCCACACTGCATCCCCACCCCTCACGCATAGCCGACCTCATGCTCACCACCGTCGAAAGCATCATGGTCTACGACCGCCGCGTGCGATGGGTCAAGGAGTCGCAGGAGAATGCCGCCGCGAACACCTTGCGCGAGGCTCTCGATACAATATGGAGCAACGACATGATGCCTCAATTTGAGCGCCGCCTATCCATAATAAAGGAGAAGAGCAGCGGGCTCCGACACAGCTTGCGGAGCCGTATCAACGAAACATTCAACGATTGGCACGATACAATAAAATGA
- a CDS encoding DUF2130 domain-containing protein — MKELKCPNCNHVFKVDEEQFASIAGQVRNIAFDEEIQRRMSELKTQLSLEMNLRAKEAEQNHRKELNDKILQLEQRDAAIALLNEKITTATNAKAMEMSEAVAKRDAEIARLKEQIGSMARIGEMELSSRLAEKDKAIEELKSTIARSDSMLQVAVLEERQKAASAIQARESEIAALKNRSMAERSEAAMRENSLKEQHALQLKQKQELIDYYKEMKARLSTKMIGESLEVHCSNEFNRVRASMYPYAYFDKDNDASEGTKGDFIFRDYTDDGMEYVSIMFEMKNEGDTTATKHKNEDFFAKLDKDRTTKGCEYAVLVSLLEADSELYNEGIVDVSYRYRKMFVVRPQFFMPLISLLTQASKKSIEYKRELNIARQQSVDVTRFEEQLEAFRTGFGRNYRLASEKFKAAIDEIDKSILHLNKIKEALIGSENNLRLANDKAEGLTIKKLTYGNPTMKAKFEEARNAKK; from the coding sequence ATGAAAGAGCTTAAGTGCCCCAATTGCAACCATGTGTTCAAGGTCGACGAAGAGCAGTTTGCCTCAATAGCCGGCCAGGTGCGTAACATAGCATTTGACGAAGAGATTCAGCGCCGAATGTCGGAACTGAAGACCCAATTGTCGCTTGAAATGAATCTGCGGGCCAAAGAGGCCGAGCAGAATCATCGCAAAGAGCTGAACGACAAAATTCTGCAGCTTGAGCAACGCGACGCGGCCATAGCACTGCTCAACGAAAAGATAACCACCGCGACAAATGCCAAGGCGATGGAGATGTCGGAGGCGGTAGCGAAACGCGATGCCGAGATAGCACGCCTCAAGGAGCAAATAGGCAGCATGGCGCGTATCGGAGAAATGGAATTGTCGTCGCGTCTGGCCGAGAAGGACAAGGCCATAGAGGAGCTGAAGTCGACAATAGCACGCAGCGACTCGATGCTGCAGGTGGCCGTGCTTGAGGAGCGACAGAAAGCGGCCTCGGCAATCCAGGCCAGGGAATCGGAAATAGCCGCTCTGAAAAACCGGTCGATGGCCGAACGCAGCGAGGCCGCCATGCGCGAAAATTCACTGAAGGAGCAGCATGCGCTACAGCTCAAGCAGAAACAAGAGTTAATTGACTACTACAAGGAGATGAAAGCCCGCCTGTCGACAAAGATGATAGGCGAATCGCTCGAGGTGCATTGCAGCAACGAGTTCAACCGCGTGAGGGCATCGATGTATCCCTACGCCTATTTCGACAAGGACAACGACGCCAGCGAAGGCACAAAGGGCGACTTCATATTCCGCGACTACACCGACGACGGCATGGAATATGTGTCGATAATGTTTGAGATGAAAAACGAGGGCGACACGACCGCCACAAAGCATAAAAATGAGGACTTCTTTGCGAAACTCGACAAGGACCGCACGACAAAGGGATGTGAGTATGCCGTGCTCGTATCACTGCTCGAAGCCGACAGCGAGCTATATAACGAGGGAATTGTGGATGTGTCCTATCGCTACCGGAAAATGTTTGTGGTGCGTCCCCAATTCTTCATGCCGTTGATATCATTGCTCACCCAGGCGTCGAAGAAGAGCATCGAATATAAGCGCGAACTCAATATTGCACGGCAGCAGTCGGTCGATGTCACCCGATTTGAGGAGCAGCTTGAAGCGTTCCGCACCGGATTTGGACGCAACTACAGGCTCGCTAGCGAGAAGTTTAAGGCGGCAATCGACGAAATCGACAAATCAATTCTCCACCTCAACAAGATAAAAGAGGCACTAATCGGCTCGGAAAACAACTTGCGACTTGCCAACGACAAGGCCGAAGGATTGACGATAAAAAAGCTGACCTACGGCAATCCTACAATGAAAGCAAAGTTTGAGGAGGCCCGCAATGCCAAGAAGTAG